TATACCCAAATAACTATACTCAAACTAGCTTTAGGACCACCGAAATCACGTGGTACCAGCAACATCCTGTTTGAGTTCCCAATCATCAAGTTAGATGTGTTAAGTGAAAAATTGTGGCTAAAAAAAGAAGTTAACCAAAGGTCAAGTACGTCGTGTGCGTAGCAACCAGAACAAGCGACTCAAGAAAGAAGATTCTATCCAGTGGGATGAGAACATGCTTGGCGGAACCAAAAGCGGACTCGTGATTACGCGCTTTGGCCAACATGCCGATATCGAAGATCTTGAAACTAACGAAGTTCATCGTTGTAACTTACGCCGTAGTATCGAGACTTTAGTTTCTGGTGACCGAGTGACTTGGCGCGCAGGCTTAGAATCCATGGCCGGCATTTCTGGCGTTGTGGAAGCGGTTGAACCGAGAACTTCAATGCTGACTCGCCCTGATTACTACGATGGCCTAAAGCCGGTTGCTGCGAACGTTGACCAAATGGTTATCGTATCGGCAGTACTACCAGAGCTATCACTTAATATTATCGACCGCTATTTGATCGCTTCAGAAACAGTGAACATCGCGCCACTTGTTGTGCTGAATAAGGTCGACCTGCTGACTGATGAGCAGATTGCTGAATACCGTGAAACACTGAAAGAGTACGAGAAGATCGGCTACAAAGTGATGTTCGTGAGTAAAGAGTCTGGCTACGGCATCAAAGAGCTGGAAGCTGAACTTAAAGACCGTATCAACATCTTTGTTGGTCAATCGGGTGTGGGTAAGTCAAGCCTAGTGAATGCATTAATGCCAACGCTAGACATTGAAGAAGGCGAAGTCTCTGAGAACTCAGGTCTTGGCCAGCATACCACCACGGCAGCTCGTTTATACCACTTCCCTTCTGGTGGTGATCTGATTGATTCACCAGGAGTTCGTGAATTCGGCCTATGGCACTTAGAAGCCGATGAAATCACTGAAGCCTTCATCGAGTTCAAGCCTTACCTTGGCGGTTGTAAATTCCGCGACTGTAAACACAACGATGACCCTGGTTGTATCCTGCGCGAAGCAGTAGAAAACGGCAAGATCAGTCGATTACGTTTCGACAACTACCACCGCATCATTGAAAGCATGGCGAGTAACAAAGATAACCGTCAGTATTCACGCAACAAAAAAGCCGATCTCTAATCGCGTTTTTGTGAACAAATGTGTGCATTTACTGACAATTGGCGCGAATTTAAGTAACATCTCGCGCCCTAAACCGTCATCAACAGATTTAATTGAAAAACAATTAGCATTGGAAAATTAATACAATGGATAAGATTAAAGTTGGATTGCAGTACTGGATTCCACAACATGGACTGACTCGCCTAGTCGGCAAACTTGCGTCTGCTAAAGCGGGCGGCTTAACGACAGCGATCATCAACTGGTTCATCAAGCAATACAAAGTGAACATGGATGAAGCTCTGCATAGCGATCCAAAACACTTTAAAACATTCAATGAATTCTTCGTGCGTGAATTGAAAGATGGCATGCGCCCTATCGCTGAAGGTGAGTCAGTTATTGTTCACCCTGCCGATGCACGTGTAAGCCAATTTGGCCCAATTACTGACGGTCAACTGATTCAAGCTAAAGGCCATGACTACTCAGCTCGCGAGCTATTGGGTGGTGATGCAGCGCTAGCGGATGAGTTTAAAGACGGCGAATTCGCAACGCTTTACCTGTCTCCAAGTGATTACCACCGCGTGCATATGCCATGCGACGGCACACTACGCCAGATGATCTACGTTCCCGGTGATCTTTTCTCAGTTAACCCGTTAACGGCAGAGAACGTTCCAAACCTATTCGCACGTAATGAACGTGTCGTTTGTATCTTCGATACGGAATTTGGCCCAATGGCACAGGTGTTGGTTGGCGCAACGATCGTAGGCAGCATTGAGCAAGTATGGGCTGGCACCATCACGCCACCTCGCGGTAACTCGGTTTACAAATGGGATTACCCAGCACAAGGCAATAACGCAATCATCTTGAAGAAAGGCGAAGAGATGGGCCGCTTTAAGCTTGGTTCAACCGTTATCAACCTGTTCGGTAAAGGTGCGATCAAATTTGACGACACGATGCAAAATGGTGAGAAAACCGTTCTTGGTACCCCTTTCGCGCATATTGCTGGTAA
This region of Vibrio sp. BS-M-Sm-2 genomic DNA includes:
- the asd gene encoding archaetidylserine decarboxylase (Phosphatidylserine decarboxylase is synthesized as a single chain precursor. Generation of the pyruvoyl active site from a Ser is coupled to cleavage of a Gly-Ser bond between the larger (beta) and smaller (alpha chains). It is an integral membrane protein.); translation: MDKIKVGLQYWIPQHGLTRLVGKLASAKAGGLTTAIINWFIKQYKVNMDEALHSDPKHFKTFNEFFVRELKDGMRPIAEGESVIVHPADARVSQFGPITDGQLIQAKGHDYSARELLGGDAALADEFKDGEFATLYLSPSDYHRVHMPCDGTLRQMIYVPGDLFSVNPLTAENVPNLFARNERVVCIFDTEFGPMAQVLVGATIVGSIEQVWAGTITPPRGNSVYKWDYPAQGNNAIILKKGEEMGRFKLGSTVINLFGKGAIKFDDTMQNGEKTVLGTPFAHIAGKEVETEAVDSTENTDQA
- the rsgA gene encoding small ribosomal subunit biogenesis GTPase RsgA — its product is MRSNQNKRLKKEDSIQWDENMLGGTKSGLVITRFGQHADIEDLETNEVHRCNLRRSIETLVSGDRVTWRAGLESMAGISGVVEAVEPRTSMLTRPDYYDGLKPVAANVDQMVIVSAVLPELSLNIIDRYLIASETVNIAPLVVLNKVDLLTDEQIAEYRETLKEYEKIGYKVMFVSKESGYGIKELEAELKDRINIFVGQSGVGKSSLVNALMPTLDIEEGEVSENSGLGQHTTTAARLYHFPSGGDLIDSPGVREFGLWHLEADEITEAFIEFKPYLGGCKFRDCKHNDDPGCILREAVENGKISRLRFDNYHRIIESMASNKDNRQYSRNKKADL